A segment of the Sulfitobacter sp. D7 genome:
CCAGCGTGCCCCTGTGGGTGACCTCGGTAATCTCAGACCAGAGCGCTGCCGCGCGCCGCCCGTGGGTCACCACCGCAGGCTCGCTCAGCGCGCCTTCGCAGAAGGGCGCGAGCATCCCGCCCGCCCACCATGAACAGCCATGCGGCCCGGGCGTGCCTTTGCGGTCGACGAGCCTTGGCCGCAGCCCCTGCGCCAGACAGGCCCGCGCGGCCCAAAGCCCCGCCACGCCTGCGCCGATGATGGTGACGTCACTCATGGGGCCAAACCGCGTGGAAATGATGCACCGGGCCGTGGCCACTGCCGATGTTGAGGGTGTCGGCAGCGGCAATGGCGCGTTGCAGATAGGCATGCGCAGCCTGCACGGCCTGCGGCAACGTTTGCCCCCGCGCCAGCCCCGCGGCGATGGCGGCGGAAAGGGTGCAGCCGGTGCCGTGGGTGTTGGCGGTGTGCTGGCGGGGCGCGGAAAGGCGCAGGGTTTCAGCCGCGGTGATCAGCAGATCGACGCAGGTCTCCCCCTTGCCATGCCCGCCCTTCATCAGCACCGCGCCGGGACCGGCCGAGAGCAGGGCGCGGCCCTGTTCCAGCATGGTGGCCTCATCGGTGGCTTCCGGCCTGTCCAGCAGCCGTGCGGCCTCGGGCAGGTTTGGCGTTAGTACATGGGCCAAGGGCAGCATCCGGTCACGCAGTGTCGCCACCGCCTCGGCAGAGAGCAGCGTATCGCCGGATTTTGCCACCATCACCGGGTCGAGCACCACAGGCGCGGCGCAGCCCGCCAGCCCCTCGGCCACGGCGGTGATCGTTTCAGGATCGCCCAACATGCCGATTTTCACCGCACCGATCGCCAGATCGTCAAAGACCGCCGCCATCTGCGCCCGGATCATCGCGGGAGAGATCATCTCGACCCCGGTCACCGCGCGGGTGTTCTGGGCTGTCACGGCGGTGAGCACGCTGGCCCCGTAAACGCCAAGTGCGCTGAAGGTCTTCAGATCGGCCTGAATCCCCGCCCCGCCGCCGCTGTCGGACCCCGCAATCGTCAGTGCTTGAAACGCCATTTGGCCCCCATGTGTTAGATGGGCCAAGGGCGTGTGGATACGGGATAAACGACGGGCCGCGTGGGGCCGATGCTTGGTTCCGTTCCCTACGCCGGTACGACCCGGATCAGGTTCGATGGGTCGGTTTTCACCTCTCAGCCTTGCGGCACCCCAACGGATTGCGGGCAGGCTAGCGAGGCGGGCTGGCAGGGTCAACTGGTGATGGTTAATTTATGAGTTGTCGTTCTGTATCAACTATTTGCGAGTCACACTTCATCAAATACATGAAGATTCGTTAATGAAAATCCCGCGACTTCGGGATCACACGCGCGTCGCGCGGATGGCTATGCATCGCCACCTGACCGGGCAGCGGATGGGTCGGGTGATCACCCCGCGTGGTGATGCCGGGCATCGGTGCGTCCGACAGCGATGCAAGCCTGTCAGAGCGGTCCTTAAGCCGGTCGGCCACCACATGGATCACCCGCCCGTCGGTCTGCACGCGCCCTTCGACCACCAGCAGCCGCGCGGCCATGATCGTGGGGCGGTAAAGCTTGAACATATTGGGCCAGATCACGAGGTTCGCCACGCCGCATTCATCCTCCAGCGTGATGAAACAGACCCCCTTGGCGCTGCCCGGCTTTTGCCGCACCAGCACCAGCCCGGCGAGCTTGACCCGCCGCCCGTGGCCCATTCGCCCCAAATCGCGGGCCGAAGCAAACCCCTGCGCGGCGAGGCTGGAGCGGTAAAAGGACATCGGATGCGCCTTCAGCGACAGGCGCAGCGTTTGGTAGTCGGCCACGACCTGTTCGGCCTTCGGCATCACCGGCAAGGTGACCTCCGGCTCCGGCCCCTGAGCCGCGGCCTCCGCATGGTCAAAGATCGGCAAGGCGGGCGCGTCGCGCAGCCCTTGGGCCTGCCACAGCGCCTGACGTCGGTCGATCCCCATGCTGCGCATCGTGTCGGCGGCGGCAAGCTGGCGGATCGCCTTGGCATCGAGCCCGGCGCGAGACTTGAGGTCTTCGACATCCGCAAAAGGCGCCTCGCGCCGGTCCATGATCCG
Coding sequences within it:
- the thiD gene encoding bifunctional hydroxymethylpyrimidine kinase/phosphomethylpyrimidine kinase, giving the protein MAFQALTIAGSDSGGGAGIQADLKTFSALGVYGASVLTAVTAQNTRAVTGVEMISPAMIRAQMAAVFDDLAIGAVKIGMLGDPETITAVAEGLAGCAAPVVLDPVMVAKSGDTLLSAEAVATLRDRMLPLAHVLTPNLPEAARLLDRPEATDEATMLEQGRALLSAGPGAVLMKGGHGKGETCVDLLITAAETLRLSAPRQHTANTHGTGCTLSAAIAAGLARGQTLPQAVQAAHAYLQRAIAAADTLNIGSGHGPVHHFHAVWPHE